A stretch of Halostagnicola kamekurae DNA encodes these proteins:
- a CDS encoding DUF7116 family protein translates to MQLVEQARSIFAELGYTVEGDGPEFRAQRKWKVVHVSTVLEAGTLPTESGKFHCFVAQPDDVDELENKLKRTNPDYEWAIIVVDGDEYQVERAPPGPRAAA, encoded by the coding sequence ATGCAACTCGTCGAACAGGCCAGGTCGATCTTTGCAGAGCTCGGATACACCGTCGAAGGCGACGGCCCAGAATTTCGAGCCCAACGAAAGTGGAAAGTCGTCCACGTTAGTACAGTTCTCGAGGCAGGGACACTCCCGACGGAGTCCGGCAAATTCCACTGTTTCGTCGCACAACCGGACGATGTCGACGAACTCGAGAACAAGCTCAAACGAACGAATCCGGACTACGAGTGGGCGATCATCGTAGTCGACGGAGACGAGTATCAGGTCGAACGAGCACCGCCAGGTCCGCGTGCAGCGGCCTAG